Proteins from one Triticum aestivum cultivar Chinese Spring chromosome 7A, IWGSC CS RefSeq v2.1, whole genome shotgun sequence genomic window:
- the LOC123154833 gene encoding protein DETOXIFICATION 16-like, with amino-acid sequence MQKSGVDEQPLLGPAERDEHAAAAAEAKRLLQLAGPLVASGILRYALQLVSVMFVGHLGELPLAGASLATSLANVTGFSLLVGMASALDTLCGQAFGARRYGLLGVYKQRAMLVLALACVPVALVWASTARILLLLVQDPAIAAEAGAYARWLIPALVPYVPLVCHIRFLQTQSIVVPVMVSSAVTSLSHILVCWALVYKAGMGSKGAALATAVSYSTNLAMLSLYTRLSGACKRTWTGFSMEAFKELRQFAELAVPSAMMVCLEWWSFELLVLLSGLLPNPKLETSVLSICLNTGALMFMVPLGLCAAVSTRVSNELGAGRPQAARLATRVVVCMALLAGSVISITMILLRKSWGYMYSNEEEVVTYIARMIPVLAISFFIDGIHTSLSGVLYGCGEQKIGARVNLAAFYLAGIPLAVLLAFVLHLNGMGLWLGILCGSLIKLVLLVWIVLSINWENESTKAKDMVLGTSLPFA; translated from the exons ATGCAGAAGTCGGGCGTGGACGAGCAGCCGCTGCTCGGACCCGCGGAGCGGGACGagcatgcggcggcggcggcggaggcgaagcGACTGCTGCAGCTGGCCGGGCCGCTGGTGGCGAGCGGCATCCTCCGGTACGCGCTGCAGCTGGTGTCGGTGATGTTCGTGGGCCACCTCGGCGAGCTGCCCCTCGCCGGCGCCTCGCTCGCCACGTCCCTCGCCAACGTGACCGGCTTCAGCTTGCTGGTGGGCATGGCGAGCGCGCTGGACACTCTGTGCGGGCAGGCGTTCGGCGCGCGGCGGTACGGCCTCCTCGGCGTCTACAAGCAGCGGGCGATGCTGGTGCTGGCGCTCGCCTGCGTCCCCGTCGCCCTCGTCTGGGCCAGCACCGCCcggatcctcctgctcctcgtCCAGGACCCGGCCATCGCCGCCGAGGCCGGCGCCTACGCGCGGTGGCTCATCCCGGCCCTCGTCCCGTACGTCCCCCTCGTGTGCCACATCCGGTTCTTGCAGACGCAGAGCATCGTCGTGCCGGTCATGGTCAGCTCCGCCGTCACCTCGCTCAGCCACATCCTTGTTTGCTGGGCGCTGGTGTATAAGGCGGGCATGGGCAGCAAAGGCGCGGCGCTGGCCACCGCCGTCTCCTACTCCACGAACCTGGCCATGTTGTCCCTGTACACGAGGCTGTCCGGCGCCTGCAAGAGGACGTGGACTGGGTTCTCCATGGAGGCCTTCAAGGAGCTTCGCCAgttcgccgagctcgccgtccccTCGGCCATGATGGTTTG CTTGGAATGGTGGTCGTTTGAGCTGCTTGTGCTGCTCTCTGGCCTGCTGCCTAATCCTAAGCTTGAAACCTCAGTATTATCGATATG TCTTAATACCGGCGCTCTCATGTTCATGGTGCCATTGGGTCTCTGCGCAGCCGTAAG CACGCGCGTTTCCAACGAACTCGGCGCCGGCAGGCCTCAGGCAGCGAGGCTAGCAACCAGAGTGGTCGTGTGCATGGCCCTGCTTGCAGGCTCCGTGATCTCCATCACCATGATTTTGCTACGCAAATCCTGGGGTTACATGTACAGCAACGAGGAGGAAGTCGTCACATACATTGCCAGGATGATCCCTGTCCTGGCCATATCTTTCTTCATAGATGGAATCCACACATCTCTTTCAG GTGTGCTCTATGGATGTGGTGAGCAGAAGATCGGCGCACGTGTCAACCTCGCCGCGTTCTACTTGGCGGGCATCCCCTTGGCCGTGTTGCTTGCATTCGTCCTGCATTTGAACGGGATG GGGCTTTGGCTCGGCATCCTCTGCGGCAGCCTCATCAAGCTTGTGTTGCTCGTGTGGATCGTACTTTCTATAAACTGGGAGAATG AGTCAACTAAGGCAAAAGACATGGTGTTAGGAACTTCTCTTCCGTTTGCATGA
- the LOC123154781 gene encoding uncharacterized membrane protein YMR155W-like, with protein sequence MAGGEGAAAVMCTPAFVGRVLRSRWYVVFASMVVMAASGSTYIFALYSKELRSVLGYNQQTLNTLGFFKDLGTNVGVVSGLVQQVAPTWAVLLIGAGMNLAGYLMVYLALTERTAAPPVWLMCIYMCVGANALTFSNTGALVACVKNFPESRGIVIGLLKGFVGLSGAIYTQLYLAIYGDDAKSLVLLIAWLPAAVYIFFVHTIRVLPYRRRAEGDEPNSKPFFCFLYISIALATYLLVMIVVQKQVPSFSHAAYAVGATVLLLILFLPLGVVIKEEYAAVSQLEESLQQPPAIAVEEPAAASTKKEDDEPSCGMKGCFTNMFKPPALGEDYTIMQALVSVEMLVLFVVSVFGIGGTLTAIDNMAQIGQSLGYPHKSINTFVSLISIWNYAGRVGAGYMSEFFVARYRFPRPLALTAVLLFSCVGHLLIAFGVPQSLYAASVILGFCFGAQWPLLFSIISEVFGLKYYSTLFNFGSAASPIGAYVLNVRIAGRMYDAEAARQHGGHAAAVGDKICKGVMCFKHAFLIITGVTLAGALVSLVLVWRTRNFYKGDIYAKFKVAPVVAAADYQGGETVEGSVVTEEDEAKKQGKNKKLQEVNNDEFK encoded by the coding sequence atggccggcggcgagggggcTGCGGCAGTGATGTGCACCCCGGCGTTCGTGGGGCGGGTGCTGCGCAGCCGGTGGTACGTGGTGTTCGCGTCCATGGTGGTGATGGCGGCGTCCGGGTCGACCTACATCTTCGCGCTCTACTCCAAGGAGCTCCGGTCTGTGCTGGGGTACAACCAGCAGACGCTCAACACGCTCGGCTTCTTCAAGGACCTGGGCACCAACGTCGGCGTCGTCTCCGGCCTGGTGCAGCAGGTGGCGCCCACCTGGGCCGTGCTCCTCATCGGCGCCGGCATGAATTTGGCGGGGTACCTCATGGTGTACCTAGCGCTGACTGAGCGCACGGCGGCGCCGCCCGTCTGGCTCATGTGCATCTACATGTGCGTCGGCGCCAACGCGCTCACCTTCTCCAACACCGGCGCGCTCGTCGCCTGCGTCAAGAACTTCCCCGAGAGCCGCGGCATCGTCATCGGCCTGCTCAAGGGCTTCGTCGGCCTCAGCGGCGCCATCTACACGCAGCTCTACCTCGCCATCTACGGCGACGACGCCAAGtccctcgtcctcctcatcgcATGGCTCCCCGCCGCCGTCTACATCTTCTTCGTCCACACCATTCGCGTCCTGCCCTACCGGCGACGCGCCGAGGGCGATGAGCCCAACAGCAAGCccttcttctgcttcctctacATCTCCATCGCGCTCGCCACCTACCTCCTCGTCATGATCGTGGTGCAGAAGCAGGTGCCCAGCTTCTCCCACGCCGCCTACGCCGTCGGCGCCACCgtgctcctcctcatcctcttcctccccctCGGCGTCGTCATCAAGGAGGAGTACGCCGCCGTCTCCCAGCTCGAGGAGTCTCTCCAGCAGCCGCCGGCCATCGCCGTCGAGGAACCAGCTGCAGCAAGCACGAAGAAAGAGGACGACGAGCCGTCGTGTGGTATGAAGGGCTGCTTCACCAACATGTTCAAGCCGCCGGCGCTGGGGGAGGACTACACCATCATGCAGGCGCTGGTGAGCGTGGAGATGCTGGTGCTCTTCGTCGTGTCGGTGTTCGGCATCGGCGGCACGCTCACGGCCATCGACAACATGGCGCAGATCGGCCAGTCGCTGGGCTACCCGCACAAGAGCATCAACACCTTCGTCTCCCTCATCAGCATCTGGAACTACGCCGGCCGAGTTGGCGCCGGCTACATGTCTGAGTTCTTCGTTGCCCGGTACAGGTTCCCGCGGCCGCTGGCACTCACGGCCGTGCTCCTCTTCTCCTGCGTCGGCCACCTCCTGATCGCCTTCGGCGTGCCGCAGTCCCTCTACGCCGCGTCGGTGATACTTGGTTTCTGCTTCGGCGCGCAGTGGCCGCTGCTCTTCTCCATCATCTCCGAGGTCTTCGGCCTCAAGTACTACTCCACGCTCTTCAACTTCGGCTCCGCGGCCAGTCCCATCGGCGCCTACGTGCTCAACGTGCGCATCGCCGGCCGCATGTACGACGCCGAGGCCGCCAGGCAGCACGGCGGgcacgccgccgccgtcggcgacaAGATCTGCAAGGGGGTGATGTGCTTCAAGCACGCGTTCCTCATCATCACGGGGGTCACGCTCGCCGGCGCGCTCGTCTCGCTCGTGCTCGTGTGGAGGACCAGAAACTTCTACAAGGGTGACATCTATGCCAAGTTCAAGGTGGCGCCCGTCGTCGCAGCCGCCGATTATCAAGGAGGGGAGACGGTGGAGGGCAGCGTCGTTACAGAGGAGGACGAGGCAAAGAAGCAGGGGAAGAACAAGAAACTGCAGGAGGTCAACAATGACGAGTTCAAGTGA
- the LOC123154779 gene encoding villin-3 has protein sequence MVISIREVDPVFKGAGQKDGLEIWRIEKLQAVPVPRESHGKFFTGDSYIILKTSALKNGSFCQEIHYWLGKDTSQDEAGIAAIKTVELDAALGGRAVQYREVQGNETERFLSYFKPCIIPVEGGAASGFRQAVVNEREYVARLFVCKGKHTVQVKEVPFARASLNHDDILILDTKSKIFQFNGLNSSIQERAKALEVVQYLKDANHEGKCDVAVVDDGKLMADADAGEFWGLFAGFAPLPKKTFSELDGKDNDFPSKLLSVNEGQTFPLDCEDLTRELLDSTKCYFLDCGSELYVWMGRETVLEDRKQAGLAAEELLREGNRPRSHIIHLMEGFETVIFRSKFSKWPKKVETVVSVESRGKVAALLKRQGFNVRGVAEAAPLKEESQAHIDCTGNLQVWRVNDCEKTFLSFYEQCKFYSGDCYIFQYSYRGGDGENCLIGTWFGQKSIEEERSAATSLAHAMVDSLKFQAVLVRLYEGKESMEFFTIFQNLVIFKGGASTGYKKYVSENGTEDDTYSDNGVALFRVQGSGPENMQAIQVDTAAPSLNSSYCYILHDGDTLFTWVGNLSSSMDHGLAERQLDVLKPNLQSRLLKEGSESDQFWKLLGSKCEYPRQKIARDQESDSRLFSCTFSKGVLKAREVFNFTQDDMMTEDIYILDCHSCLFIWVGQHVDTNIRARALSIGEKFIELDILMENLSQETPLYVITEGSEPQFFTRFFFTWDSAKSAMHGNSFERRLSIVKNGVKPIRDKTKRRPASSSHTGRCIVPDKPHRRTTSSSPDHVRVRGRSPSFTALAANFENPNARNLSTPPVATKPSPRTTPRTSPEPVKSHQRSESIAAISALFEQPRRNLIPKSRKGRAVNKHQPEASKPEPEANAKETTPAVEDGQTVTPAKQEDAKEGQPEGVEGLPEYPYDRLRTSSTDPATAIDQARREMYLSSAEFREKFGMTKEAFAKLPKWKQTRLKITLQLF, from the exons ATGGTGATCTCAATAAGGGAAGTGGATCCTGTCTTCAAAGGGGCAGGCCAAAAGGA TGGACTGGAGATATGGCGAATCGAAAAGTTGCAGGCTGTTCCTGTTCCCAGGGAATCACATGGGAAATTTTTCACAGGAGATTCTTATATAATATTAAAG ACGTCCGCCCTCAAAAATGGTTCTTTTTGTCAAGAGATCCATTATTGGCTTGGGAAAGATACCAGTCAG GATGAAGCTGGTATAGCTGCAATCAAGACTGTGGAACTGGATGCTGCTCTTGGTGGACGTGCTGTACAATACCGTGAAGTACAAGGAAATGAGACTGAAAGATTTCTTTCATACTTTAAACCTTGTATCATACCAGTGGAAGGTGGAGCTGCATCTGGTTTTAGGCAGGCTGTAGTCAATGAGCGGGAGTATGTGGCACGATTATTTGTCTGCAAAGGAAAACACACTGTCCAGGTTAAAGAG GTTCCTTTTGCACGGGCATCACTGAACCATGATGACATACTTATCTTGGATACTAAGTCAAAGATATTCCAATTCAATGGATTGAATTCGAGTATTCAAGAGAGGGCTAAAGCCCTGGAGGTTGTGCAATACCTCAAAGATGCCAACCATGAAGGAAAATGCGATGTGGCTGTGGTTG ATGATGGAAAGTTGATGGCAGACGCTGATGCTGGTGAGTTTTGGGGTCTCTTTGCTGGATTTGCTCCTCTGCCAAAAAAGACATTTTCTGAGCTCGATGGAAAAGATAATGATTTCCCTTCAAAGCTGCTCAG TGTAAATGAGGGCCAAACATTTCCCTTGGATTGTGAAGATCTAACAAGAGAGCTGCTAGATTCAACAAAATGCTACTTTCTGGACTGTGGATCTGAACTTTATGTCTGGATGGGTAGAGAAACAGTACTTGAAGATAGGAAACAAGCAGGACTGGCCGCTGAG GAGTTACTCCGTGAAGGAAATCGGCCAAGATCTCACATCATTCATCTCATGGAAGGATTTGAGACGGTTATATTCCGGTCGAAGTTCAGTAAATGGCCCAAGAAAGTTGAGACAGTTGTGTCAGTTGAAAGCAGAGGAAAAGTTGCAG CCCTTCTGAAGCGCCAAGGATTTAATGTTAGGGGTGTGGCAGAAGCTGCTCCTTTGAAGGAAGAGTCTCAAGCTCACATTGACTGCACAGGAAACTTACAG GTTTGGCGTGTAAATGATTGTGAAAAGACGTTCCTTTCGTTCTACGAACAATGCAAGTTCTACAGTGGAGATTGCTATATCTTCCAATATAGCTACCGTGGTGGTGATGGCGAGAATTGTCTTATCGGTACTTGGTTTGGCCAGAAGAGTATTGAG gaggagaggagtgcagccacTTCCCTTGCTCATGCGATGGTTGATTCACTAAAATTCCAGGCAGTTCTG GTTCGCCTTTATGAAGGAAAGGAGTCCATGGAGTTCTTTACTATATTTCAGAACTTGGTTATATTCAAG GGTGGTGCTAGTACTGGATACAAAAAATATGTCTCAGAAAATGGCACTGAGGATGATACATATTCGGACAACGGTgttgcacttttccgggttcaaGGTTCAGGACCGGAAAATATGCAAGCGATTCAAGTTGACACG GCAGCACCATCGCTGAACTCTTCTTATTGTTACATACTACATGATGGAGACACACTATTTACTTGGGTTGGGAACCTAAGCTCCTCAATGGACCACGGGCTTGCCGAGAGGCAGCTAGATGTGCTCAAG CCAAATCTCCAGTCAAGATTGCTCAAGGAAGGATCAGAATCTGATCAATTTTGGAAGTTACTTGGAAGCAAGTGTGAGTACCCAAGGCAGAAGATTGCGAGAGATCAAGAAAGTGACTCTCGTTTGTTCTCTTGTACCTTTTCAAAAG GGGTGCTTAAG GCTAGAGAGGTATTCAATTTTACACAAGATGATATGATGACAGAGGACATATATATTTTGGACTGTCATTCATGTCTCTTTATATGGGTTGGACAACATGTGGACACAAATATACGAGCACGTGCTTTGAGCATTGGAGAG AAATTTATTGAACTTGACATTCTAATGGAAAACTTGTCACAAGAAACGCCACTTTATGTTATCACTGAAGGAAGTGAGCCCCAATTTTTCACAAGGTTCTTCTTCACTTGGGACTCTGCAAAATCAGCT ATGCATGGTAACTCATTTGAACGGAGGCTGTCTATAGTGAAGAATGGAGTAAAACCAATAAGAGAT AAGACTAAAAGAAGACCGGCATCATCATCACACACTGGAAGATGCATTGTACCTGATAAACCTCACAGGAGAACTACGTCTTCCAGTCCTGACCATGTAAGAGTTAGAGGAAGGTCGCCATCATTCACTGCATTGGCTGCCAACTTTGAGAACCCAAATGCCCGAAATCTGTCAACTCCACCTGTTGCTACAAAGCCGTCTCCAAGGACGACTCCAAGGACTTCCCCTGAACCTGTGAAGTCACACCAGAGGTCTGAATCAATCGCTGCAATCTCCGCTTTGTTCGAGCAGCCTAGGCGAAATCTGATACCGAAGTCAAGGAAAG GTCGTGCTGTAAACAAACACCAACCTGAAGCAAGCAAACCTGAACCAGAGGCAAATGCCAAGGAGACCACCCCTGCTGTGGAGGATGGGCAGACTGTAACTCCAGCGAAACAGGAAGATGCAAAGGAGGGTCAACCGGAAGGCGTGGAAGGGCTTCCTGAGTACCCTTATGATCGCCTGAGGACATCTTCCACCGATCCTGCCACAGCCATTGATCAAGCCAGGCGCGAG ATGTACCTGTCTTCGGCGGAGTTCAGGGAGAAATTCGGGATGACGAAGGAGGCTTTTGCCAAGCTGCCAAAGTGGAAGCAGACTAGGCTCAAGATCACGCTCCAGCTGTTCTAA